Proteins from one Cellulosilyticum lentocellum DSM 5427 genomic window:
- a CDS encoding antitoxin YezG family protein, with product MEQQLATLYNKLADKIISMIPVKWNKIYYLGEVEKGKLSWSSVFYFEEINSKEIVKSHGIPEKYNVSEKIYDELLDELDVILIEIYDCFIKNNQEPWEQLSFELDMAGKFKIDYLYNKISNTEDDQLQREIIWAYETFDFKPKEGSYTRKILEKYIANKK from the coding sequence ATGGAGCAACAGTTAGCAACGTTATATAATAAATTAGCAGATAAAATTATTTCAATGATACCTGTTAAATGGAATAAGATATACTATCTAGGAGAGGTGGAAAAGGGGAAGTTAAGTTGGTCATCAGTTTTCTATTTTGAGGAAATAAACAGCAAGGAGATAGTTAAATCGCATGGTATACCTGAAAAATATAATGTATCGGAAAAAATATATGATGAATTACTTGATGAACTAGATGTGATATTAATTGAAATATATGATTGTTTTATAAAAAATAATCAAGAGCCATGGGAACAATTAAGCTTTGAGTTAGATATGGCAGGGAAATTTAAGATTGATTATTTATATAATAAGATAAGTAATACAGAAGATGATCAGCTACAAAGAGAAATTATCTGGGCATACGAGACTTTTGATTTTAAGCCAAAAGAAGGAAGTTACACAAGAAAAATTTTAGAAAAATATATTGCAAATAAGAAATAG
- a CDS encoding WXG100 family type VII secretion target has product MSNIKSTIDSICYEITNQAQTINSKVNSVNSVWDGNSNDAFNEAHKENVQYAREANRKLESIKSLAQSLDSSIAAADRDRAEKRAREATERAREAATRARRK; this is encoded by the coding sequence ATGAGTAACATAAAGTCAACTATTGATAGTATATGCTATGAGATAACTAATCAAGCTCAAACTATAAATAGCAAAGTAAATAGTGTTAATTCAGTATGGGATGGAAATTCAAATGATGCATTTAATGAAGCTCATAAAGAAAACGTACAGTATGCTAGAGAAGCTAATCGAAAATTAGAAAGTATAAAAAGCCTCGCTCAAAGTTTGGATAGCAGCATAGCTGCAGCGGATAGAGACCGTGCAGAAAAAAGAGCAAGAGAAGCAACTGAGAGAGCAAGAGAGGCAGCTACAAGAGCAAGAAGAAAATAA
- a CDS encoding DNA/RNA non-specific endonuclease, which translates to MGREIEVQTDALISLSRDYRRYGQNIYSKYRSGSSRIESELSSILRKYPEYSSVTSKVYSIQSKLRETEQYIKRLEEKSNKISMGLTEAAKAYTSSEQDAKQLLNNNKLRVDGLGGRSVTTNVSISTKVVSKKEESIGDKIGNLWDNAVDKIKDVVDDATDFVTNFDLSATISGISKKFQDTVSNIKEKVSDVVTHIQTKVSDFADKVKGNVISFASGVKDKWDDFTSGVGNFFKKAKDTLADFGEKLLGGMKNIVDRFSQVVGDTIEFIIERKDDIINGLKKVGVFLLDGTQFVLDILGLIPGVGELADAVNGLIYLARGDLLNAGLSFAACIPFAGWAATGGKIVGKIAKVIDKIGDVSKIVDKVKDVGKVLLKYGDDALKFVMKKGDNVINFLTKKGNELWNFISNSKIYNKVDEIISVISKKGEDIQNFLVKQGEKISLGMKEWWEKQLRMGILPPEIASWINRGMGELGEEVAEEIGEEIVEEVIEKEVKEEIVEELAERAFKDIDFKDIEKVVEEGDILKVKLKDGTEISYKKADLSADELKKLEDSKLIVGEGKAGVVEYGEQYDKIGNKKVLKSNVEYIDSNGYKYVTDDKGRISNVQGNLQLGEGVRNEYAQRTVGGVDRLPTDDGGHLIGSQFNGSGQIDNLVPQNSSINRAGGEWYKMEKRWADALKEGSSVNVNITPIYEGGSVRPSVFKVDYWIDGEKISKKIINP; encoded by the coding sequence ATGGGCAGAGAAATCGAGGTACAAACCGATGCACTGATTAGTTTGTCTAGAGATTACAGGCGTTATGGGCAGAATATTTATAGTAAATATAGGAGTGGATCTAGTCGCATAGAAAGTGAATTATCCAGTATTTTGAGAAAGTACCCAGAATATAGCAGCGTTACAAGTAAGGTTTATAGTATACAAAGTAAATTACGTGAGACAGAGCAGTACATAAAAAGGCTAGAAGAAAAAAGTAATAAGATTAGTATGGGTCTAACAGAGGCGGCAAAAGCTTATACTTCCTCAGAGCAAGATGCTAAACAGCTTCTCAATAACAACAAATTACGTGTAGATGGTTTAGGGGGAAGATCGGTAACCACAAATGTGAGTATCAGCACAAAAGTTGTAAGTAAAAAAGAAGAAAGTATAGGAGACAAAATAGGTAATCTATGGGATAATGCAGTAGATAAAATCAAGGATGTAGTAGATGATGCTACAGACTTTGTCACTAATTTCGACCTCTCAGCTACCATATCAGGCATAAGTAAAAAGTTTCAAGATACAGTGTCTAACATTAAAGAAAAAGTTTCAGATGTAGTGACGCACATTCAAACCAAGGTAAGTGATTTTGCTGATAAAGTAAAAGGAAATGTCATAAGCTTTGCTAGCGGTGTAAAAGATAAGTGGGATGATTTTACTAGTGGTGTAGGGAACTTCTTTAAAAAAGCAAAGGATACATTAGCTGATTTTGGAGAAAAGCTACTAGGTGGTATGAAAAATATAGTAGATCGATTTAGCCAAGTAGTGGGAGACACCATTGAATTTATCATTGAACGTAAGGATGATATCATAAATGGTTTAAAAAAGGTAGGCGTTTTCTTACTAGATGGTACGCAGTTTGTGTTAGATATCCTAGGGCTTATACCAGGAGTAGGGGAGCTAGCAGATGCTGTTAATGGGCTCATTTACCTAGCAAGAGGTGACCTTTTAAACGCAGGATTATCTTTTGCAGCATGTATTCCTTTTGCAGGTTGGGCAGCAACAGGAGGAAAAATAGTAGGAAAGATAGCTAAAGTAATTGATAAAATTGGAGATGTTAGTAAAATAGTAGATAAGGTGAAAGATGTAGGAAAGGTTCTTCTTAAATACGGAGATGATGCCCTTAAGTTTGTTATGAAAAAGGGAGATAATGTTATTAACTTCCTTACCAAGAAAGGTAATGAGCTATGGAACTTTATTAGTAATAGCAAGATTTATAATAAAGTAGATGAGATTATCAGTGTTATTTCCAAAAAGGGAGAAGACATTCAAAACTTCTTAGTAAAACAAGGAGAAAAGATAAGCCTAGGTATGAAAGAATGGTGGGAAAAACAATTGAGGATGGGTATCCTTCCACCAGAAATTGCATCATGGATTAACCGGGGTATGGGAGAACTAGGCGAAGAAGTTGCAGAAGAAATAGGAGAAGAAATTGTAGAAGAGGTTATAGAAAAGGAAGTAAAAGAAGAGATAGTAGAAGAATTAGCAGAAAGAGCCTTTAAAGACATAGACTTTAAGGATATAGAAAAGGTAGTAGAGGAAGGGGACATCTTAAAGGTAAAACTTAAAGATGGTACTGAAATCAGCTACAAAAAAGCAGATTTATCAGCAGATGAATTGAAGAAGTTAGAAGATAGTAAGCTTATTGTGGGGGAAGGTAAGGCTGGGGTAGTAGAATATGGGGAACAGTATGATAAGATAGGAAACAAGAAGGTATTAAAATCAAATGTTGAATATATAGATTCTAATGGTTATAAGTATGTAACCGATGACAAGGGACGTATTTCAAATGTACAAGGTAATTTACAATTAGGAGAAGGAGTGAGAAATGAATATGCACAGAGGACAGTTGGTGGAGTAGACAGATTACCTACAGATGATGGTGGGCATTTAATAGGGAGTCAATTTAATGGATCAGGTCAGATTGATAATTTAGTACCACAAAATAGTAGCATTAATAGAGCAGGAGGAGAATGGTATAAAATGGAGAAGCGCTGGGCTGATGCACTAAAAGAAGGAAGCAGCGTGAATGTAAATATTACACCAATATATGAAGGTGGTTCAGTTAGACCGAGTGTATTTAAAGTGGATTATTGGATTGATGGGGAAAAAATCTCAAAAAAAATTATAAACCCATAG
- a CDS encoding DUF4176 domain-containing protein — protein MKQQMIYEESEEFPIQTLSIIGEFNEWQKEGVPFEKNEQGIWETEVDFPLGKSLYKLIVNNEMTLNDPLANLYAPDKQGELMSVMLIDEERKSRLYNNEQYHLELSSYSINNYISQRLEVINRSYFLDSDRKIVIGIGFKAITGIHTVTVAWYSPNGVLQRFAENNLMQPEDQEEAKLWFWLPLEPDLPLGQWQLRVFIDGQFILKDTVGVSDKRIVPTREIELLPIGSVVLLKDTSKRVMIYGRGQKGIDSDKVWDYVGCLYPEGNIGPDHTFLFDHEQIERIDHKGLQDEEEATFLTALTSALKE, from the coding sequence ATGAAACAACAAATGATTTATGAAGAGAGCGAAGAATTTCCTATTCAAACGTTATCTATTATTGGGGAATTTAATGAATGGCAAAAGGAAGGGGTACCTTTTGAAAAAAATGAACAAGGTATCTGGGAGACAGAGGTAGACTTCCCATTAGGAAAAAGTTTATATAAGTTGATTGTTAACAATGAAATGACACTGAATGATCCTTTGGCAAATCTCTATGCACCAGATAAGCAAGGAGAACTTATGTCTGTCATGTTAATAGATGAGGAAAGAAAATCTAGGCTCTACAATAATGAACAATATCACTTAGAATTAAGCTCTTATAGCATAAATAATTATATTAGCCAGAGATTAGAGGTTATTAATAGAAGCTATTTTTTAGATTCTGATAGAAAGATTGTCATAGGTATAGGATTTAAAGCAATTACAGGAATACATACAGTAACAGTAGCATGGTATAGCCCAAATGGTGTGTTACAACGTTTTGCTGAAAATAATTTGATGCAGCCAGAAGATCAAGAAGAAGCAAAACTATGGTTTTGGCTACCTTTAGAGCCTGATTTGCCATTAGGACAATGGCAGCTTCGAGTGTTTATTGATGGGCAATTTATTTTAAAGGATACAGTAGGCGTTAGTGATAAGCGAATAGTTCCAACTAGAGAAATAGAACTATTACCTATTGGAAGTGTCGTATTACTAAAAGATACTAGTAAAAGAGTCATGATATATGGTAGAGGACAAAAAGGAATAGATAGCGATAAGGTGTGGGATTATGTAGGTTGTTTATATCCAGAGGGGAATATTGGACCTGATCATACTTTTTTATTTGACCATGAACAAATTGAAAGAATTGATCATAAAGGGCTTCAAGATGAAGAAGAAGCTACCTTTTTAACAGCGTTAACCTCTGCATTAAAAGAATAG